A genomic window from Blattabacterium cuenoti includes:
- a CDS encoding alpha/beta hydrolase, whose amino-acid sequence MLLNNQLTIKHKIKKSKNKKNPPLFLMIHGYGSNENDLFSLKKDLPEDFFLISIQGFYSIGMNKYSWYDIDFDNKKQFINIAQAKNTIQKISFFIDEAIKKYKLNKNQVWVCGFSQGAILSYAIAFKKPDKIKNIIVLSGYLEKNLITTKEMKNIVDTKLKIFISHGKYDTIIPIQLAKKSFNFLKNYKNIHFFYKEYESGHNLNNYNYQDLINWIKKNIKTF is encoded by the coding sequence ATGCTTTTAAATAATCAACTTACTATTAAACATAAAATAAAAAAATCTAAAAATAAAAAAAATCCTCCACTTTTTTTAATGATACATGGATATGGAAGTAATGAAAATGATTTGTTTTCTTTAAAAAAAGATCTTCCAGAAGATTTTTTTTTAATTAGTATTCAAGGTTTTTATTCAATTGGTATGAATAAATATTCTTGGTATGATATTGATTTTGATAATAAAAAACAATTTATAAATATTGCACAAGCGAAAAATACTATTCAAAAAATATCTTTTTTTATAGATGAAGCTATTAAAAAATATAAATTAAATAAAAATCAAGTATGGGTTTGTGGATTTAGTCAAGGAGCTATTCTTAGCTATGCTATTGCATTTAAAAAACCTGATAAAATAAAAAATATAATAGTTTTAAGTGGATATTTAGAAAAAAATTTAATTACAACAAAAGAAATGAAAAATATTGTTGATACAAAATTAAAAATTTTTATTTCTCATGGTAAATATGATACAATTATTCCTATACAATTAGCTAAAAAAAGCTTTAATTTTTTGAAAAATTATAAAAATATTCATTTTTTTTATAAAGAATATGAATCAGGTCATAATTTGAATAATTATAATTATCAAGATCTTATCAATTGGATAAAAAAAAATATAAAAACTTTTTAA
- a CDS encoding DUF3127 domain-containing protein, whose amino-acid sequence MKLIGIVKKLFDIQKFNSGFRKREMVLTTEEPYPQNILIEFIQDKVDLLKFIKKEDKIKVFINIRGREWTNPEGIIKYFNSIQGWKIEELQSLSLDHSHSKKTSTSSLSSEDFDDLPF is encoded by the coding sequence ATGAAATTAATAGGAATAGTTAAAAAATTATTTGATATTCAAAAATTTAATAGCGGATTTAGAAAAAGAGAAATGGTACTTACTACAGAAGAACCATATCCTCAAAATATATTGATAGAATTTATTCAAGATAAAGTAGATTTATTAAAATTTATCAAAAAAGAAGATAAAATAAAAGTTTTTATTAATATTAGAGGAAGAGAATGGACTAATCCAGAAGGAATTATAAAATATTTTAATTCTATTCAAGGATGGAAAATTGAGGAATTACAATCACTATCTTTAGATCATTCTCATTCAAAAAAAACATCTACTTCATCTTTATCATCTGAAGATTTTGATGATTTACCGTTTTAG
- the odhB gene encoding 2-oxoglutarate dehydrogenase complex dihydrolipoyllysine-residue succinyltransferase, with translation MIIKVKVPSPGESITEIEVSSWLVKNGDYVYKNQIIAEIDSDKATLDITAEENGVITLIVKKGEKIKVGEIICFIDTSIQKHDNKKTKKLNSHEKKIKKNKNIPVLIEKKIPSPAAKKILKEKNISIDSIKGTGKDGRITKKDCFLFQKDNLEYSPSSPIMGRPTPMSRSMIKTPLSSIRKKISERLVNVKNQTAMLTTFNEVDMHEIFIIRKKYKEIFKKKHGVNLGFMSFFTLSCIRGLYLYPDINAMIVGEDKINFEYFDISIAISGPKGLMVPIIRNAEHLSFRGIEQEIKKLSIRVRNGKISIDEMTGGTFTITNGGVFGSMLSTPIINPPQSAILGMHKIIERPVVINESVHIRPIMYLALSYDHRIIDGKESVGFLISVKEALENPIKFLMNGSENISKKLEL, from the coding sequence ATGATAATAAAAGTTAAAGTTCCTTCTCCAGGGGAATCAATTACAGAAATCGAAGTTTCCTCATGGCTTGTAAAAAATGGAGATTATGTTTATAAAAATCAAATTATAGCTGAAATAGATTCAGATAAAGCAACTTTAGACATTACTGCAGAAGAAAATGGAGTGATTACCTTAATAGTAAAAAAAGGGGAAAAAATAAAAGTTGGAGAGATTATTTGTTTTATAGATACTTCGATTCAAAAACATGATAATAAAAAAACAAAAAAATTAAATTCGCATGAAAAAAAAATAAAAAAAAATAAGAATATTCCTGTATTAATTGAAAAAAAAATTCCTTCCCCAGCAGCAAAAAAAATTTTAAAAGAAAAAAATATTTCTATTGATTCTATTAAAGGAACTGGAAAAGATGGACGAATTACCAAAAAAGATTGTTTTTTATTTCAAAAAGATAATTTAGAATACTCTCCATCCTCTCCTATTATGGGAAGACCTACACCCATGTCTAGATCAATGATAAAAACACCTCTATCATCTATAAGAAAAAAAATTTCTGAAAGATTAGTAAATGTAAAAAATCAAACGGCGATGCTAACGACTTTTAATGAAGTGGATATGCATGAAATATTTATAATAAGAAAAAAATATAAAGAAATTTTTAAAAAAAAACATGGAGTAAATTTAGGGTTTATGTCTTTTTTTACTCTTTCTTGTATTAGAGGTTTATATTTATATCCAGATATAAATGCTATGATTGTAGGAGAAGATAAAATTAATTTTGAATATTTTGATATTAGTATAGCAATATCAGGCCCTAAAGGATTAATGGTGCCTATAATTAGAAACGCTGAACATTTATCTTTTCGGGGAATAGAACAAGAAATTAAAAAATTATCTATACGTGTTCGTAATGGAAAAATATCGATAGATGAAATGACAGGAGGAACTTTTACTATTACAAATGGAGGTGTATTTGGATCTATGCTTTCTACTCCAATAATTAATCCACCTCAAAGTGCTATTTTAGGAATGCATAAAATTATAGAAAGACCTGTTGTCATTAATGAATCTGTACATATACGTCCTATTATGTATTTAGCACTTTCTTATGATCATAGAATTATTGATGGAAAAGAATCTGTTGGATTTTTAATATCTGTTAAAGAAGCTCTAGAAAATCCTATAAAATTTTTAATGAATGGAAGTGAAAATATTTCTAAAAAATTAGAATTATGA
- the alaS gene encoding alanine--tRNA ligase: MKYQHIKNIFLNFFQKKKHKIIPSFPITLKEDPTLFFINAGMNPFKDYFLGYKKPQYKRIVNIQKCLRVSGKHNDLNNVGYDHYHHTMFEMLGNWSFGDYSRKEAIEWAWELLIKVYNIPKENIYISIFIGDEKDGLSMDKETLKYWESFINKNHILFFGKKENFWEMGSNGPCGPCTEIHIDLRNKEEKKKFHGKYLINKNHPKVIEIWNIVFIEFFRKTDGTLKKLSTKHVDTGMGLERLCMVLQEKFSSYETDIFFPLIKDIKNTLGKKYKKEFHQDVSIRIIADHLRSIVFSISDGQLPSNNGAGYVIRRLLRRSIIYATRYLNKKKPFIYKFVDSLKMNHYFPELEKKKKEIQYIIEKEEYSFFKIIQKGYEKIKYIISKNKEKNNKILDGKSIFQLYDTYGFPLKLSKMLAEKNHLLIDEKKFQKNLLKQQKRSKKEKNIINDWIIIHPHKFFNENKDFIGYDFLECKIKILKYRKIENILYGNIHYELVFSKTPFYPEGGGQLGDTGLIKNNIDKIYIQNTKKENSIIIHIVKKLPSKIYSYFQAIVNKNRRKDIEKNHTATHLLNFSLKKILGTHIQQKGSYISEDYLRFDFSHYQKITIEELKKIELFVQELIFSNLPLKEERFISLKEAIQKGYKYNVNYQNKVRIVTFGESSELCIGTHVKNTGLIQIFEILSDSSISYGIRRIKAITSMVAIKYLKSIHFQYQSLKMMMKYPESPINSFLFLQKKNQRLKKEIEKNNYQKIKTLKKEYLLKSVQLSVIRYICDISSNKKKDLDIKIMKKIVLDLRFSLSNLFMIVGFIQKNKPIIFLSISDSIIKKIKNIHANKIIYKMTDYIKGKCWGTAFFSMAIGNHIDGLNLICKEMNQYIKTLNQKMISL; this comes from the coding sequence ATGAAATATCAACATATAAAAAATATTTTTCTCAATTTTTTTCAAAAAAAAAAACATAAAATTATTCCTTCTTTTCCTATTACTTTAAAAGAAGATCCTACTTTATTTTTTATTAATGCAGGAATGAATCCTTTTAAAGATTATTTTTTAGGATATAAAAAACCGCAATATAAACGAATTGTTAATATTCAAAAATGTTTAAGAGTATCTGGAAAACACAATGATTTAAACAATGTAGGATATGATCATTATCATCATACTATGTTTGAAATGTTAGGTAATTGGTCTTTTGGTGATTATTCTAGAAAAGAAGCTATAGAATGGGCATGGGAACTTTTAATAAAAGTTTATAATATTCCTAAAGAAAATATTTATATATCCATTTTTATTGGAGATGAAAAAGATGGATTATCTATGGATAAAGAAACTTTAAAATATTGGGAATCATTCATTAATAAAAATCATATTTTATTTTTTGGAAAAAAAGAAAATTTTTGGGAAATGGGATCAAATGGCCCTTGTGGCCCTTGTACTGAAATTCATATAGATTTACGTAATAAAGAAGAAAAAAAAAAATTTCATGGAAAATATTTAATTAATAAAAATCATCCTAAAGTAATAGAAATTTGGAATATTGTTTTTATAGAATTTTTTAGAAAAACAGATGGGACATTAAAAAAACTTTCCACTAAACATGTAGATACAGGAATGGGATTAGAAAGATTATGTATGGTATTACAAGAGAAATTTTCTAGTTATGAAACAGATATTTTTTTTCCTCTGATTAAAGACATTAAAAATACTTTAGGTAAAAAATATAAAAAAGAATTTCATCAAGATGTATCTATTCGTATTATTGCGGATCATTTAAGATCAATTGTTTTTTCTATTTCAGATGGGCAATTACCATCCAACAATGGAGCTGGATATGTCATTAGACGTCTTTTAAGACGATCTATTATTTATGCTACTCGTTATTTGAATAAAAAAAAACCTTTTATTTATAAATTTGTAGATTCTTTAAAAATGAATCATTATTTTCCTGAATTAGAAAAGAAAAAAAAAGAAATTCAATATATAATAGAAAAAGAAGAATATTCTTTTTTTAAAATTATTCAAAAAGGATATGAAAAAATTAAATATATAATTTCAAAAAATAAAGAAAAAAATAATAAAATATTAGATGGAAAAAGTATTTTTCAATTATATGATACATATGGATTTCCTTTAAAATTATCTAAAATGTTAGCGGAAAAAAATCATTTATTAATAGATGAAAAAAAATTTCAAAAAAATTTATTAAAACAACAAAAAAGATCTAAAAAAGAAAAAAATATTATTAATGATTGGATTATTATTCATCCTCATAAATTTTTTAATGAAAATAAAGATTTTATAGGATATGATTTTTTAGAATGTAAAATAAAAATATTAAAATATAGAAAAATTGAAAATATTTTATATGGGAATATTCATTATGAATTAGTTTTTTCTAAAACTCCTTTTTATCCTGAAGGAGGAGGACAATTAGGAGATACTGGTTTGATAAAAAATAATATAGATAAAATTTATATTCAAAATACAAAAAAAGAAAATTCTATTATTATACATATTGTTAAAAAACTTCCTTCTAAGATTTATTCTTATTTTCAAGCTATAGTAAATAAAAATAGGAGAAAAGACATTGAAAAAAATCATACAGCAACACATTTATTGAATTTTTCTTTAAAAAAAATTTTAGGAACACATATTCAACAAAAAGGATCATATATTAGTGAAGATTATTTACGATTTGATTTTTCTCATTATCAAAAAATTACTATAGAAGAATTAAAAAAAATAGAATTATTCGTTCAAGAATTAATATTTTCTAATCTTCCTTTAAAAGAAGAACGTTTTATTTCTTTAAAAGAAGCAATACAAAAAGGATATAAATATAATGTAAACTATCAAAATAAAGTACGTATAGTAACTTTTGGAGAATCATCTGAATTATGTATTGGAACACATGTAAAAAATACTGGATTAATTCAAATTTTTGAAATTTTATCAGATTCATCTATATCTTATGGAATAAGAAGAATTAAGGCTATTACTTCAATGGTAGCTATTAAATATTTAAAATCTATTCATTTTCAATATCAATCATTAAAAATGATGATGAAATATCCGGAATCTCCTATAAATAGTTTTCTTTTTTTACAAAAAAAAAATCAAAGATTGAAAAAAGAAATAGAAAAAAATAATTATCAAAAAATAAAAACTTTAAAAAAAGAATATTTATTAAAATCTGTTCAATTATCTGTTATTAGATATATATGTGATATTTCTTCTAATAAAAAAAAAGATTTAGATATTAAAATAATGAAAAAAATTGTTTTAGATTTACGATTTTCTCTATCTAATCTTTTTATGATAGTAGGATTTATTCAAAAAAATAAACCTATAATTTTTTTATCTATTTCAGATTCTATTATTAAAAAAATAAAAAATATTCATGCTAATAAAATTATATATAAAATGACAGATTATATAAAAGGAAAATGTTGGGGAACAGCTTTTTTTTCTATGGCGATAGGAAATCATATAGATGGTTTAAATTTAATTTGTAAAGAAATGAATCAATATATAAAAACTTTAAATCAAAAAATGATTTCACTTTGA
- a CDS encoding ATP-dependent Clp protease ATP-binding subunit, with amino-acid sequence MVIIFNNKKRIFFTSTYSNEDMENDSYTSSYGSSGSSGTGGRGSGYSSSYYGGTSTRSKTPVLDNFGKNLNSMAIEGKLDPVVGRDKELERVSQILSRRKKNNPLLIGEPGVGKSAIVEGLALRIVKKKVSRVLYNKKVVFLDLASLVAGTKYRGQFEERMKAIINESEKNKDLILFIDEIHTIIGAGGTTGSLDASNIFKPALARGDIQCIGATTLNEYRQYIEKDGALERRFQKIIVHPSSEKETIDILKKIKVKYESHHNVIYTTEAIKACVNLTERYIVDRFLPDKAIDALDESGSRVHIKNIKVPQEIIFIEKELENIRKKKSKVVKNQKYEEAARLRDTEKNIEKQLIKAQKNWEKYSKENKEIVSVENVEEVVSMMSEIPVNRIAKAEMKKLNKMTDFLKKKIIGQDEAIDKIVKAVKRNRTGLKDPNCPIGSFLFMGSTGVGKTYLAKVFSKELFNSEESLVRIDMSEYMEKFSVSRLIGAPPGYVGYEEGGQLTEVIRRKPYSVILLDEIEKAHPEVFNILLQILDYGCVTDSIGRKINFKNTVIIFTSNTETQKFKVFRTEIGFYTKAIKYNKSKNYLEKVLKKTFSPEFINRIDDIILFNSLQKKDIYRITHIELEKINIQLLNLGYKLILQYNVEKFIQKKGFDKEYGARPLKRVIEKFIKNPISECIINETLKKGDTIILKMNEKKNNIKIVIKNICLKKK; translated from the coding sequence ATGGTTATTATTTTCAATAATAAAAAAAGAATTTTTTTTACTTCTACTTATTCAAATGAAGATATGGAGAATGATAGTTATACTTCTTCTTATGGTAGTAGTGGATCTAGTGGAACTGGAGGAAGAGGCAGTGGATATAGTAGTAGTTATTATGGAGGAACTTCTACAAGAAGTAAAACTCCAGTATTAGATAATTTTGGAAAAAATTTAAATTCTATGGCTATAGAAGGTAAATTAGATCCAGTAGTAGGGAGGGATAAAGAATTAGAACGTGTATCTCAAATATTGAGTAGACGAAAAAAAAATAATCCTCTTCTTATAGGAGAACCAGGTGTAGGTAAATCTGCCATTGTGGAAGGTTTAGCTTTACGTATTGTTAAAAAAAAAGTTTCTAGAGTTTTATATAATAAAAAAGTAGTTTTTTTAGATTTAGCTAGTTTAGTAGCTGGAACTAAATATAGAGGACAATTTGAAGAAAGAATGAAAGCTATTATAAATGAATCAGAAAAAAACAAAGATTTAATTCTTTTTATAGATGAAATTCATACTATCATTGGAGCTGGAGGGACCACAGGATCTTTAGATGCTTCTAATATATTTAAACCAGCATTAGCAAGAGGGGATATTCAATGTATTGGAGCTACTACATTAAATGAATATAGACAATATATAGAAAAAGATGGAGCCTTAGAACGTAGGTTTCAAAAAATTATAGTACACCCTTCTTCAGAAAAAGAAACTATTGATATTTTAAAAAAAATAAAAGTAAAATATGAAAGTCATCATAATGTTATTTATACTACAGAAGCTATTAAAGCATGTGTAAATTTAACAGAAAGATATATTGTAGATCGTTTTTTACCAGATAAAGCTATTGATGCATTAGATGAATCAGGATCTCGTGTTCATATAAAAAATATTAAAGTTCCACAAGAAATTATTTTTATAGAAAAAGAATTAGAAAATATTCGTAAAAAAAAATCTAAAGTAGTTAAAAATCAAAAATATGAAGAAGCAGCTCGTCTTAGAGATACAGAAAAAAATATTGAAAAACAATTAATTAAAGCACAAAAAAATTGGGAAAAATATTCTAAAGAAAATAAAGAAATAGTGTCTGTAGAAAATGTAGAAGAAGTTGTTTCTATGATGAGTGAAATTCCAGTAAATAGGATTGCTAAAGCTGAAATGAAAAAATTAAATAAAATGACGGATTTTCTAAAAAAAAAAATTATAGGACAAGATGAAGCTATAGATAAAATTGTAAAAGCTGTAAAAAGAAATAGAACAGGATTAAAAGATCCTAATTGTCCAATAGGATCTTTTCTTTTTATGGGTAGTACAGGAGTAGGAAAAACTTATTTAGCAAAAGTTTTTTCTAAAGAATTATTTAATTCTGAAGAATCATTAGTTCGTATTGATATGAGTGAATATATGGAAAAATTTTCTGTTTCTAGATTAATTGGAGCACCTCCTGGTTATGTTGGATATGAAGAAGGAGGACAACTTACAGAAGTGATCCGTCGTAAACCATATTCTGTAATTTTATTAGATGAAATAGAAAAAGCACATCCTGAAGTATTTAATATCCTATTACAAATACTTGATTATGGATGTGTTACAGATAGTATTGGAAGAAAAATAAATTTTAAGAATACTGTTATTATTTTTACATCTAATACAGAAACACAAAAATTCAAAGTATTTCGTACAGAAATAGGTTTTTATACTAAAGCGATAAAATATAATAAATCTAAAAATTATTTAGAAAAAGTATTAAAAAAAACTTTTTCTCCAGAATTTATAAATCGAATAGATGATATTATTCTTTTTAATTCTCTTCAAAAAAAAGATATTTATAGAATAACTCATATAGAATTAGAAAAAATAAATATTCAATTATTAAACTTAGGATATAAATTAATTTTACAATATAATGTAGAAAAATTTATTCAAAAAAAAGGTTTTGATAAAGAATATGGAGCTCGTCCATTAAAAAGAGTAATAGAAAAATTTATCAAAAATCCTATATCTGAATGTATTATTAATGAAACTTTAAAAAAAGGAGATACAATTATATTGAAAATGAATGAAAAAAAAAATAATATTAAAATTGTTATTAAAAATATATGTTTAAAAAAAAAATAA
- a CDS encoding endonuclease III domain-containing protein, whose amino-acid sequence MFKKKIKIIIDTLNLIYPNPISSLYYINEFTLLIAIILTSNSQEKKVNQLTRHWFNFIKKPQDIIDLSVNNIKNYIKKIGLYNKKSINIYYLSIILIEKYDGIIPKDISKLESLPGVGHKTASVFLSYITNIPVFPVDTHIHRMMFRWKLSNGKNIKQTENDAKNIFPKKYWKKLHLQIISYGKEYSPSRKWNIKKDIIYQILFNYNLL is encoded by the coding sequence ATGTTTAAAAAAAAAATAAAAATTATTATAGATACCTTAAATTTAATTTATCCTAATCCCATTAGTTCATTATATTATATAAATGAATTTACTTTACTTATAGCTATAATATTAACTTCTAATAGTCAAGAAAAAAAAGTAAATCAATTAACAAGACATTGGTTTAATTTTATTAAAAAACCTCAAGATATTATTGATTTATCTGTAAATAATATTAAAAATTATATTAAAAAAATTGGACTTTATAATAAAAAATCTATAAATATTTATTATTTATCCATTATTTTAATAGAAAAATATGATGGAATTATTCCGAAAGATATCTCTAAATTAGAATCTTTACCTGGTGTTGGACACAAAACCGCATCTGTTTTCTTATCTTATATAACAAATATTCCGGTATTTCCTGTAGATACACATATACATAGAATGATGTTTCGTTGGAAATTAAGTAATGGAAAAAATATCAAACAAACAGAAAATGATGCTAAAAATATTTTTCCAAAAAAATATTGGAAAAAATTACATCTTCAAATTATTTCTTATGGAAAAGAATATTCTCCTTCCCGTAAATGGAATATTAAAAAAGATATTATTTATCAAATATTGTTCAATTATAATCTTTTATAA
- a CDS encoding 2-oxoglutarate dehydrogenase E1 component, translated as MSDRYSFLNAIHVKDIESIYKKFRKNPNSVEPSWCAFFYGFDFNEKIDKESFIKDNQIINKEFLVYNLIQYFRKRGHLLITNPIQKKINNYSSLDLKKFYLSDKDLYLKFEVGKLIGIGKTSLKNIIHHLKNIYCNSIGIEYMYILDSKKIEWIEKWFQTEILKFSIEKKKFFLKKLNEAVAFENFIHTKFIGKKRFSVEGNESILPALEEIIEYPYNKYGTEDFIIGMSHRGRLNLLSNFFKKKISHIFSEFQEKEYQEKIFSGDVKYHLGFTKIKKIINGKSIKISLVPNPSHLESVDAIVEGITRSKIDRHYNNNSNSKKIIPILIHGDAALSCQGIVYEVLQLSKLKGYQTGGTIHIVINNQIGFTTNPTEARSSLYCTDIAKIIFSPVLHINADDIESIIRAIHFAIDFRMYYHEDIFIDLIGYRKYGHNEGDEPRFTQPELYKIISKHPNSYNLYKEKLKNEGIINSAYIKKMEKKYEKILHLEYEKSKNMKWNVFHSFLEEEWKNIPIVYDNHEIFKKVNTKFSLKKILKISNNIFSLPKNKKFFKKTKLLFQQRLEKINNQQLVDWSIAELLAYGTLLYEGINIRLSGEDVARGTFSQRHAIIKTEEEEDIILLNNIHKKQGKIQIYNSPLSEYGVLGFDYGYAMYSLNTLTIWEAQFGDFSNGCQIIIDQYIASGENKWKIRNGIVLFLPHGYEGQGPEHSSARIERYLQLCANNNLFIVNCTTPANFFHLLRRQIKFHFRKPLIVFTPKSLLRHPKCISSLEELSKGEFKEILDDPLINNIEKITKLIFCSGKIYYDLLNQKKLMKDTKTALIRLEQIYPLKDKNILNILKKYKNTKKVFWVQEEPENMGIWSFILRKIGNKIPFHLISQNENSSPSTGSYTEFLKIKNKILETAFL; from the coding sequence ATGAGTGATAGATATTCTTTTCTGAACGCTATTCATGTTAAGGATATAGAATCTATATATAAAAAATTTAGAAAAAATCCTAATTCAGTAGAACCTAGTTGGTGTGCTTTTTTTTATGGATTTGATTTTAATGAAAAAATAGATAAAGAATCTTTTATTAAAGATAATCAAATTATTAATAAAGAATTTTTAGTTTATAATTTAATTCAATATTTTAGAAAAAGAGGGCATCTGTTGATTACTAATCCTATACAAAAAAAAATAAATAATTATTCTTCTTTAGATTTAAAAAAATTTTACTTATCAGATAAAGACCTTTATTTAAAATTTGAAGTAGGAAAATTAATAGGAATTGGAAAAACATCATTAAAAAATATCATTCATCATTTAAAAAATATTTATTGTAATTCTATTGGGATTGAATATATGTATATTTTAGATTCTAAAAAAATAGAATGGATTGAAAAATGGTTTCAAACAGAAATATTAAAATTTTCTATAGAAAAGAAAAAATTTTTTTTAAAAAAATTGAATGAAGCCGTTGCATTTGAAAATTTTATTCATACTAAATTTATAGGTAAAAAAAGATTTTCTGTAGAAGGGAATGAATCTATATTACCAGCATTAGAAGAAATTATAGAATATCCTTATAATAAATATGGAACAGAAGATTTTATTATAGGAATGTCTCACAGAGGACGTTTAAATCTTCTTTCCAATTTTTTTAAAAAAAAAATTTCTCATATTTTTAGTGAATTTCAAGAAAAAGAATATCAAGAAAAAATATTTTCAGGGGATGTTAAATATCATTTAGGTTTTACAAAAATTAAAAAAATTATAAATGGAAAATCTATAAAAATAAGTTTAGTCCCAAATCCATCACATTTAGAATCTGTAGATGCTATTGTAGAAGGAATAACCCGTTCTAAAATAGATAGACATTATAATAATAATAGTAATTCTAAAAAAATTATTCCTATTTTAATTCATGGAGATGCTGCTTTATCTTGTCAAGGAATTGTATATGAAGTTTTACAATTATCTAAATTAAAAGGATATCAAACAGGAGGAACAATTCATATTGTAATTAATAATCAAATAGGTTTTACTACAAATCCTACGGAAGCTCGTTCTAGTCTTTATTGTACTGATATAGCAAAAATCATATTTTCTCCTGTATTACATATTAATGCAGATGATATAGAATCTATTATACGAGCCATTCATTTTGCTATAGATTTTAGAATGTATTATCATGAAGATATTTTTATAGATCTGATAGGATATAGAAAATATGGACATAATGAAGGCGATGAACCACGTTTTACTCAACCTGAGTTATATAAAATAATTTCTAAACATCCTAATTCATATAATTTATATAAAGAAAAATTAAAAAATGAAGGAATTATTAATTCAGCATATATCAAAAAAATGGAAAAAAAATATGAAAAAATTCTTCATTTAGAATATGAAAAATCAAAAAATATGAAATGGAACGTTTTTCATTCTTTTTTAGAAGAAGAATGGAAAAATATTCCTATTGTATATGATAATCATGAAATTTTTAAAAAAGTAAATACTAAATTTTCCTTAAAAAAAATTTTAAAAATTTCTAATAATATTTTTTCTCTTCCTAAGAATAAAAAATTTTTTAAAAAAACAAAATTACTTTTTCAACAAAGATTAGAGAAAATAAATAATCAACAATTAGTAGATTGGAGTATAGCAGAATTATTAGCATATGGAACTCTTTTATATGAAGGTATTAATATTCGTTTATCAGGAGAAGATGTTGCAAGGGGTACTTTTTCTCAACGTCATGCAATTATAAAAACTGAAGAAGAAGAAGATATTATTTTATTAAATAATATTCATAAAAAACAAGGAAAAATACAAATTTATAATTCTCCACTTTCAGAATATGGTGTATTGGGATTTGATTATGGATATGCTATGTATTCTCTAAATACTTTAACTATATGGGAAGCTCAATTTGGTGATTTTAGTAATGGATGTCAAATTATTATAGATCAATATATTGCATCTGGTGAAAATAAATGGAAAATTAGAAATGGAATTGTATTATTTCTTCCTCATGGATATGAAGGGCAAGGACCAGAACATTCTTCTGCACGAATAGAACGTTATCTCCAATTATGTGCAAATAATAATTTGTTTATAGTAAATTGTACAACTCCAGCTAATTTTTTTCATTTATTAAGACGACAAATAAAATTTCATTTTAGAAAACCACTTATAGTTTTTACACCTAAAAGTTTACTTCGTCATCCTAAATGTATATCTTCTTTAGAAGAATTATCTAAAGGAGAATTTAAAGAAATTTTAGATGATCCATTAATTAATAATATTGAAAAAATAACAAAATTAATTTTTTGTTCTGGAAAAATATATTATGATTTATTAAATCAAAAAAAATTAATGAAAGATACAAAAACAGCTTTAATTCGTTTAGAACAAATATATCCTTTAAAAGATAAAAATATTTTAAATATTTTAAAAAAATATAAAAACACAAAAAAAGTTTTTTGGGTTCAAGAAGAACCAGAAAATATGGGAATATGGAGTTTTATTTTAAGAAAAATAGGAAATAAAATCCCCTTTCATTTAATTTCTCAAAATGAAAATTCTAGTCCATCTACAGGATCTTATACAGAATTTTTAAAAATTAAAAATAAAATTTTAGAAACAGCTTTTTTATAA